The window TAAAGCTATAATACTTTCTTGATAAACAAGAGCAGCACTTCTTGTGAAAAATATCTTAATAGTGTTAGTGTTTTGTGCAGATTCTTTAATAGAATCAATCCATTTTTGATTTGTTTTAGTTATTGAATTTGATTGAAGTTTAGTTACATCTAATGAAATAACTTTTTCTGAATTAAGTGATGTTGTTGAAAGTAAGGAAACTGTAATAAAACTACTTAAAGAAACAAAAGTATTTAATTTTTTATTAAATGATTTCATTTTTACTCCATTTTGATTTAATAAATTTAAAAATTATGGAAAAGTTACAAGACTAGAATATTGATTGGTAACATTATTTCTATGAAAATTATTTATCTTTATATTTGGCACCATTGTAAAAACAATAGACATGTATAAAGGACAAATAGTAAGAAAAACTCATAACAGTCCAAATAGACCAATTTTAGGTATGAATATACTTATTAAAACTACTGATGTTAACAAAATTGTAGATACTATTATTTCTACAATATTAGTTTTAATTGCATATCATATAGAGACTTTTTCACCTTCTTTTTTAGGTGTTACAAAAAAAGAAAATCTTTTTCCAAAAAGCCCTTTAATGACTGCTGTAATAGAAGAAGTAAATAATGATAGATAAACTAAATATTGAAAAAGTAAAACTAACACTAGATGGAAAAAATTTACTTTCTTCCAATAAAACATTGTTAAATTGATTAATGGAATTGAAGTCAAAATAACTGATAGTAATATGTATCAATCAAAATAACTGAAACTAAAATTCAATGGATATAGAATACTAATATTTATTACAAGAGAAAGTAATGAAAATATTGTTATAAAGAAACTTGCTTGATTTAAAAAGATATCTATTTTTTTAAAAAATGGAGCTTTAAAAAAGAAAATTTTTCATCCTATCTTTTTAAAACATTCAACCCCTCCCATAGTTCATCTAAATTGCCTTTTCTTAAATGAAATATAGTCACTTGGGAATTTTTCATAGCAAACAATATTATTAGCATAAGCTGTTAAGAAATTATTTTTTAAAGCTTGAAATGTTAGTGCTCAATCTTCTAGTAATATTTCTGGAAAACCTCCTGATTTTTCATAACATTCTCTTTTAATCATTGCACCGTGGCCACATAAATTTAACATGCCTATACTATTTCTTACATTGTATTGATTTTGTCATTGATAGTTATGTATATAACTCCCAATATAGTCAAACCAATTAGTTTGTCTTGTACAAAGATTTTTAGCTTGCAATATTCCTAATTCCTTATTTTCTTCAAAATACATTAAAGATTTCCCAACAAAATCACTTGGAATTATTTCATCTGCATCTAATATGATAAAGAAATCATAATCTTTTCTTTTTAATAAAAAGTTGTTAATATTCCCAGCTTTAAAACCC is drawn from Malacoplasma penetrans HF-2 and contains these coding sequences:
- a CDS encoding glycosyltransferase, which produces MKNTKNKFINLKKDKKEKYLYNLIWWITILLWILVVILSYYVNIILQWENTNFSYSKIATRILIFFNFIFFSLLFCNNIKEFIQTLYYIFIRKNIRAERVLRNKDYLLNKSKINNLNYVVFIVYCTCNDFDEESITESLKQEYKNCQFFILDDSNKKEYKDQVNKFARKYENVKVIRRKNNKGFKAGNINNFLLKRKDYDFFIILDADEIIPSDFVGKSLMYFEENKELGILQAKNLCTRQTNWFDYIGSYIHNYQWQNQYNVRNSIGMLNLCGHGAMIKRECYEKSGGFPEILLEDWALTFQALKNNFLTAYANNIVCYEKFPSDYISFKKRQFRWTMGGVECFKKIGWKIFFFKAPFFKKIDIFLNQASFFITIFSLLSLVINISILYPLNFSFSYFDWYILLSVILTSIPLINLTMFYWKKVNFFHLVLVLLFQYLVYLSLFTSSITAVIKGLFGKRFSFFVTPKKEGEKVSIWYAIKTNIVEIIVSTILLTSVVLISIFIPKIGLFGLLWVFLTICPLYMSIVFTMVPNIKINNFHRNNVTNQYSSLVTFP